The following coding sequences are from one Gammaproteobacteria bacterium window:
- the can gene encoding carbonate dehydratase — MNFLSHLFDNNKHWAKEVESNEPGFFKTLSEQQKPEYLWIGCSDSRVPANEIVGLKPGELFVHRNVANAVVHTDLNCLSVIQYAVDILKVKHIIVTGHYGCGGVIAAMNNAKLGLVDNWLRHIKDIQHKHQAHLRSISDVKLRQDRLCELNVIEQVMNVSQLSIVQDAWLRGQDLQLHSWIYGVHDGKLHDLETSITNSNEAVDVYQNVIKNLQIPS, encoded by the coding sequence ATGAATTTTTTGTCACACCTTTTTGATAACAACAAACATTGGGCTAAAGAAGTCGAATCCAATGAACCTGGTTTTTTTAAAACATTAAGTGAACAGCAAAAACCAGAGTATTTGTGGATTGGCTGTTCTGATAGCCGAGTCCCTGCCAATGAGATTGTTGGTCTAAAACCTGGTGAGTTATTTGTACATCGTAATGTCGCCAATGCTGTAGTACATACCGATCTTAACTGTTTGTCGGTTATTCAATACGCGGTTGATATATTAAAAGTAAAACATATTATCGTGACTGGTCACTACGGTTGTGGTGGTGTTATCGCGGCGATGAATAATGCAAAATTAGGCTTGGTCGATAATTGGTTACGTCACATTAAAGATATCCAACATAAACACCAAGCTCATCTACGATCGATCAGTGATGTTAAACTACGCCAAGATCGGTTATGCGAACTTAACGTCATTGAGCAAGTGATGAATGTGTCGCAACTGTCAATAGTGCAAGACGCGTGGTTACGCGGCCAAGACTTACAGCTCCATAGTTGGATTTACGGTGTTCATGACGGCAAACTGCATGATTTAGAAACCTCGATCACCAACAGTAATGAAGCGGTTGATGTTTACCAAAACGTTATTAAAAACCTACAAATTCCAAGTTAG